One window from the genome of Malus domestica chromosome 01, GDT2T_hap1 encodes:
- the LOC103441428 gene encoding LOW QUALITY PROTEIN: uncharacterized protein (The sequence of the model RefSeq protein was modified relative to this genomic sequence to represent the inferred CDS: inserted 2 bases in 1 codon; substituted 1 base at 1 genomic stop codon), which yields MFLFEGNFSNILHTGDCRLTPECLQSLPPKYLGEKGHKPRCQLDYVFLDCTFGKFTXKKCPSKESAIQQVINCIWKHPNAVEVYLACDLLGQEEILTSVFRMFGSKIYVDKVINPECFDALAVIAPEIVSQDPSSRFQLLDGFPKLYERAKAKVAEAQVNLKPEPLIICPSAQWYACEGEFLGNESQRKLKFNEAVRDQFGVWHVCYSMHXSREELECSLQLLLSKWVVSTTPNCRGMELHYVKKHCCSSKISWDDPVWKLLDISVEPSSSTDYQSIKVVDSQVSEEPTQRRPYSQALLVKISASQKELFDFSPPRKRLSVTLFGKARFGFEESGIQQEEKKTMYIKDERRQDVDSRVGEKLSGQREETRVESGISEVQCEKQGEEELEAQKTNVIVIGSSQYFNERLRRLYRPVKVPVPQPLPSLVDL from the exons ATGTTCTTGTTCGAAGGCAATTTCAGTAATATTCTCCACACTGGGGATTGCAGACTCACACCTGAGTGTCTGCAAAGTCTACCACCCAAGTACCTTGGGGAGAAAGGACACAAGCCCAGGTGTCAACTTGATTATGTATTTCTAGACTGCACATTTGGAAAATTCAC TAAAAAATGCCCCAGCAAGGAGTCAGCAATTCAGCAG GTAATTAATTGTATATGGAAGCATCCTAATGCAGTCGAGGTGTATTTAGCTTGTGATCTGCTCGGTCAGGAAGAGATACTGACTAGTGTGTTCCGCATGTTTGGATCGAAGATATATGTTGATAAAGTGATCAATCCCGAGTGTTTTGATGCTCTGGCAGTCATAGCTCCTGAAATTGTCTCTCAAGATCCATCTTCACGCTTCCAGCTGCTTGATGGATTTCCAAAACTCTATGAGAGGGCAAAGGCAAAGGTTGCAGAGGCTCAAGTTAACTTAAAGCCTGAACCTCTCATTATCTGTCCTTCTGCACAGTGGTATGCTTGCGAAGGAGAATTCCTAGGTAATGAAAGTCAAAGGAAGTTGAAATTTAACGAAGCAGTAAGGGACCAATTTGGTGTTTGGCATGTCTGTTATTCAATGCACTAATCAAGGGAAGAATTAGAGTGCTCTCTGCAGCTTCTACTGTCTAAATGGGTTGTTTCAACGACCCCCAATTGCAGGGGTATGGAGCTGCATTATGTTAAGAAGCACTGTTGTAGCTCTAAAATATCTTGGGATGATCCTGTTTGGAAACTTCTAGACATTAGTGTGGAACCTTCTTCAAGTACAGATTATCAATCAATTAAAGTTGTGGACTCTCAAGTGTCTGAAGAGCCTACTCAACGTCGTCCATATTCTCAAGCGCTACTGGTAAAGATATCCGCTTCCCAGAAAGAGTTGTTTGATTTCTCTCCTCCAAGAAAAAGATTGTCTGTCACGTTATTTGGTAAAGCTAGGTTCGGTTTTGAAGAATCGGGTATTCAGCAGGAAGAGAAGAAAACTATGTACATAAAAGATGAACGAAGACAAGATGTTGACAGTAGAGTAGGAGAAAAGTTGTCGGGCCAGAGGGAAGAAACCAGGGTAGAGAGTGGTATTAGTGAAGTACAATGCGAAAAGCAGGGTGAGGAggagttagaagctcagaaaACCAATGTCATTGTCATTGGGTCATCACAGTACTTCAATGAAAGATTAAGAAGGTTATACAGGCCAGTGAAGGTGCCTGTGCCGCAGCCACTTCCTTCATTGGTTGACTTATGA
- the LOC103434722 gene encoding NAD(P)H-quinone oxidoreductase subunit O, chloroplastic isoform X2: protein MAFSASSCTCTLSKNPFSCLSPFPRTLGRNPTRLLSIKAVKATETEANNNNTEKPSSSSNAQPSTAKPPPKKKPVYSMKKGQIVRVEKDKYLNSVNYLSVGHPPYYKGLDYIYEDRGEILDLRIFETGEYALVAWVGVPTAPAWLPTDMLIRSDKLDYERL, encoded by the exons ATGGCTTTCTCTGCGAGTAGTTGTACTTGTACCCTCTCTAAGAACCCTTTCTCATGCTTGTCTCCTTTCCCACGAACCCTGGGAAGAAACCCTACTCGTCTTTTGTCCATTAAAGCTGTAAAAGCTACAGAAACAGAagccaataataataataccgAGAAGCCGTCTTCGTCTTCCAATGCTCAACCTTCAACCGCCAAGCCGCCTCCCAAGAAGAAGCCTGTCTACTCCA TGAAGAAGGGTCAGATTGTGAGGGTGGAGAAAGACAAATATCTTAATAGTGTTAAT TATCTTTCGGTTGGACATCCACCGTATTACAAAGGATTGGACTATATTTATGAAGACCGCGGTGAG ATATTGGATTTGCGTATTTTTGAGACAGGAGAGTATGCACTT GTAGCATGGGTTGGGGTCCCAACTGCGCCAGCATGGCTTCCAACAGACATGCTTATCAGG TCAGACAAACTCGATTATGAGAGGCTGTGA
- the LOC103434722 gene encoding NAD(P)H-quinone oxidoreductase subunit O, chloroplastic isoform X1 produces the protein MAFSASSCTCTLSKNPFSCLSPFPRTLGRNPTRLLSIKAVKATETEANNNNTEKPSSSSNAQPSTAKPPPKKKPVYSMKKGQIVRVEKDKYLNSVNYLSVGHPPYYKGLDYIYEDRGEILDLRIFETGEYALVAWVGVPTAPAWLPTDMLIRVPACFFLAKLEIRLV, from the exons ATGGCTTTCTCTGCGAGTAGTTGTACTTGTACCCTCTCTAAGAACCCTTTCTCATGCTTGTCTCCTTTCCCACGAACCCTGGGAAGAAACCCTACTCGTCTTTTGTCCATTAAAGCTGTAAAAGCTACAGAAACAGAagccaataataataataccgAGAAGCCGTCTTCGTCTTCCAATGCTCAACCTTCAACCGCCAAGCCGCCTCCCAAGAAGAAGCCTGTCTACTCCA TGAAGAAGGGTCAGATTGTGAGGGTGGAGAAAGACAAATATCTTAATAGTGTTAAT TATCTTTCGGTTGGACATCCACCGTATTACAAAGGATTGGACTATATTTATGAAGACCGCGGTGAG ATATTGGATTTGCGTATTTTTGAGACAGGAGAGTATGCACTT GTAGCATGGGTTGGGGTCCCAACTGCGCCAGCATGGCTTCCAACAGACATGCTTATCAGGGTACCTGCGTGCTTCTTTCTTGCTAAGTTGGAAATTAGACTAGTTTAA